The Dendropsophus ebraccatus isolate aDenEbr1 chromosome 3, aDenEbr1.pat, whole genome shotgun sequence genome includes a region encoding these proteins:
- the GLRX gene encoding glutaredoxin-1, whose translation MAQNFVQSKISPSKVTMFVKSSCPFCVRAKSLLQKYRFKPGHLEIINIADLDIMDCLQDHFLKTTGERTVPRIFIGEKCIGGCSDLVALEGSGELEKMLQSIGALE comes from the exons ATGGCTCAGAATTTTGTCCAAAGCAAAATCTCTCCATCCAAAGTGACCATGTTTGTGAAGAGCTCATGTCCCTTTTGTGTCAGAGCCAAAAGCCTTCTGCAAAAATATAGGTTTAAGCCGGGACATCTGGAAATCATTAATATTGCTGATCTGGATATAATGGACTGTCTGCAAGATCACTTCTTAAAAACCACTGGAGAGAGAACG gtCCCTCGGATATTCATTGGAGAAAAGTGCATTGGTGGCTGTTCTGATCTAGTAGCCCTAGAGGGCAGTGGAGAGCTAGAGAAAATGCTGCAATCAATTGGAGCTCTGGAGTAA